One stretch of Pigmentiphaga aceris DNA includes these proteins:
- a CDS encoding LysE family translocator, with the protein MMPVSITPSDGLSLSMIASLALFALVSSITPGPNNLMLASSGLNFGVRRTMPHIFGISLGVSAMLILVGLGLSTVFQTWPVLYTVLKYVGGAYLLYLAWCIGTAGPVGPGESRGKPFTFLQAAAFQWINPKAWIMSIGIIATYTPQNGFYVNLMVAAVVCTLVNLPSITLWAAFGSALSRVLRASAAVRAFNVSMALLLVASLYPLAQDLLVSLK; encoded by the coding sequence ATGATGCCCGTTTCCATCACGCCATCTGACGGCTTGTCGTTGAGCATGATTGCGTCGCTTGCCCTGTTTGCACTAGTCAGCTCCATCACCCCTGGCCCCAACAACCTGATGCTTGCCTCGTCGGGTTTGAATTTTGGTGTGCGTCGCACGATGCCGCATATCTTCGGTATTTCGCTTGGCGTGTCGGCCATGCTGATTCTGGTTGGCCTGGGATTGAGCACGGTGTTCCAGACCTGGCCGGTGCTGTATACGGTGCTGAAGTATGTGGGCGGTGCCTACCTGCTGTACCTGGCGTGGTGCATTGGCACGGCCGGCCCGGTGGGCCCGGGGGAAAGTCGCGGCAAGCCTTTCACGTTCCTGCAGGCGGCTGCGTTTCAGTGGATCAACCCCAAGGCCTGGATCATGTCGATCGGCATCATTGCGACCTATACGCCGCAAAACGGGTTCTACGTGAACCTGATGGTGGCGGCCGTGGTGTGTACCTTGGTCAACCTGCCCAGCATCACCTTGTGGGCGGCATTTGGCAGCGCCTTGTCCCGGGTGCTGCGGGCATCGGCTGCGGTGCGGGCGTTCAACGTGTCGATGGCATTGTTGTTGGTGGCGTCGCTGTATCCGCTGGCGCAAGATTTGTTGGTGTCGTTGAAGTAA
- the parC gene encoding DNA topoisomerase IV subunit A, which yields MSDFQDGLFDATPDPTPEDDGATITLARYAEQAYLDYAVSVVKGRALPDVSDGQKPVQRRILFAMDAMGLGANAKPVKSARVVGDVLGKYHPHGDQAAYDALVRMAQSFSLRYPLIDGQGNFGSRDGDGAAAMRYTEARLTPISRLLLDELGQGTVDFMPNYDGSQEEPKLLPARLPMVLLNGASGIAVGMATEIPSHNLREVAQAAVALLKKPDMLDEALFALLPGPDYPGGGQIITPAEDIANIYRSGRGSLKVRARWKFEEMARGQWQLVITELPPGATGQRVLEEVEELSNPKIKAGKKALSAEQQQIKAHLLSLLDTVRDESGKDAAVRLVFEPKSSRIDREEFVNTLLAHTSMESSAPINLVMVGLDGRPRQKSLREVLTEWLAFRTNTVTRRTAYRMGKVADRMHVLEGRMVVYLNVDAVIRTIRESDEPKAALMEAFNLTERQAEDILEMRLRQLARLEGFKIEQELADLRIEHAKLGELLANPGSLKKAIIKEIEADAKTYGDDRRTLIETAERASIEAKVIDEPVTVIVSEKGWLRARQGHGHDASLFTFKASDGLYGAFECRTTDSLIALASNGRVYSVPVSSLPSARGDGTPVTTMIELEAGARVLHMIAGNADSRWLLTSGSGLGFITKLGDMVTRQRAGKQFLTLEEGDQPQRPVPVWQGATRLALLTAKGRFLLFGLEEVKILSAGGRGTMLIDLDPKDSLSQVVPIGDAGLRASGIYRNKQTDDVLYGAALDVYLGKRARKGKQLDVRPKQPVLSPVL from the coding sequence ATGAGCGATTTCCAAGACGGGTTGTTCGACGCAACCCCGGACCCGACCCCCGAGGACGACGGCGCGACGATCACGCTCGCGCGTTATGCCGAACAGGCGTACCTGGACTACGCCGTCTCAGTAGTGAAGGGCCGCGCCCTGCCTGATGTCAGCGACGGCCAGAAACCCGTGCAGCGCCGTATCCTGTTCGCCATGGATGCGATGGGCCTGGGTGCCAACGCCAAGCCGGTGAAGTCGGCGCGTGTGGTGGGTGACGTGCTGGGCAAGTATCACCCGCACGGCGACCAGGCTGCCTACGATGCGCTGGTGCGCATGGCGCAGTCCTTCTCGCTGCGTTACCCGCTGATCGACGGCCAGGGCAACTTCGGTTCGCGCGACGGCGACGGTGCGGCAGCCATGCGCTACACCGAAGCGCGCCTGACGCCGATTTCGCGCCTGCTGCTGGACGAGTTGGGCCAGGGCACGGTCGACTTCATGCCCAACTACGACGGGTCGCAGGAAGAGCCCAAGCTCTTGCCCGCGCGCCTGCCGATGGTTTTGCTGAACGGCGCATCCGGCATCGCAGTCGGCATGGCAACGGAAATCCCGTCGCACAACCTGCGTGAAGTCGCGCAGGCAGCGGTGGCGTTGCTGAAGAAACCCGACATGCTCGACGAGGCGCTGTTTGCCTTGCTGCCCGGCCCCGACTATCCGGGTGGCGGACAGATCATCACGCCTGCGGAAGACATCGCGAACATCTACCGCAGCGGCCGTGGTTCGCTGAAGGTGCGTGCGCGCTGGAAGTTCGAAGAAATGGCGCGCGGCCAGTGGCAATTGGTGATTACCGAACTGCCGCCGGGTGCAACCGGCCAGCGTGTGCTGGAAGAAGTCGAAGAACTCAGCAACCCGAAGATCAAGGCTGGCAAGAAGGCGCTCAGCGCCGAGCAGCAGCAGATCAAGGCGCACCTGCTCAGCCTGCTGGATACCGTGCGCGACGAATCCGGCAAAGATGCCGCCGTGCGTCTGGTGTTCGAACCGAAAAGCTCGCGTATCGACCGCGAGGAATTCGTCAACACGCTGCTTGCGCACACCTCGATGGAATCGAGCGCACCGATCAATCTGGTGATGGTTGGCCTGGATGGCCGTCCGCGTCAGAAGTCGCTGCGTGAAGTGCTGACCGAATGGCTGGCCTTCCGTACCAACACCGTCACGCGTCGCACTGCCTACCGCATGGGCAAGGTCGCCGACCGCATGCATGTGCTGGAAGGCCGGATGGTCGTCTACCTGAACGTGGATGCGGTGATCCGTACCATCCGCGAGTCGGACGAGCCGAAGGCCGCGCTGATGGAAGCCTTCAACCTGACTGAGCGTCAGGCCGAAGACATTCTGGAAATGCGCCTGCGTCAGCTGGCGCGTCTGGAAGGCTTCAAGATCGAACAGGAACTGGCCGACCTGCGCATCGAGCACGCCAAGCTGGGTGAGCTGCTGGCCAACCCGGGCTCGCTGAAGAAGGCTATCATCAAAGAGATCGAGGCCGACGCCAAGACCTATGGTGACGACCGTCGCACTCTGATCGAAACTGCCGAACGCGCCAGCATCGAAGCCAAGGTCATCGACGAACCCGTCACCGTGATCGTGTCGGAAAAAGGCTGGCTACGTGCACGCCAAGGCCACGGCCACGACGCATCGCTGTTCACCTTCAAGGCAAGCGATGGCTTGTACGGTGCCTTCGAGTGCCGCACCACCGATTCACTGATCGCACTGGCCAGCAACGGCCGGGTGTACTCAGTGCCGGTGTCCAGCTTGCCGTCTGCACGCGGTGACGGCACGCCCGTCACCACCATGATCGAACTCGAAGCCGGCGCGCGCGTGCTGCACATGATCGCGGGCAACGCCGATTCGCGCTGGCTGCTGACCAGTGGCAGCGGCCTGGGTTTCATCACCAAGCTGGGCGACATGGTCACCCGTCAGCGTGCAGGCAAGCAGTTCCTGACGCTGGAAGAAGGCGATCAACCGCAACGCCCGGTACCGGTCTGGCAAGGTGCCACCCGCCTGGCCTTGCTGACCGCCAAGGGACGCTTCCTGTTGTTCGGGCTGGAAGAGGTCAAGATTCTGAGTGCCGGCGGACGCGGCACCATGCTGATCGATCTGGATCCGAAGGACTCGTTGTCGCAGGTGGTGCCGATCGGTGATGCCGGTCTGCGGGCATCGGGCATCTACCGCAACAAGCAGACCGACGATGTGCTGTACGGTGCGGCGCTGGATGTCTATCTGGGCAAGCGTGCTCGCAAGGGTAAGCAGCTGGATGTGCGTCCGAAGCAGCCGGTGTTGTCGCCGGTGTTGTAA
- a CDS encoding DNA topoisomerase IV subunit B, translating to MATRYTESSIRVLKGLEPVKQRPGMYTRTENPLHIIQEVVDNAADEALAGNGKHIQVTVHGDASVTVEDEGRGIPVGMHPEEGAPVVELVFTRLHAGGKFDKADGGAYAFSGGLHGVGVSVTNALSTRLEVTVWRDGGAHRLVFADGDVIEPIAPVSETRRKSGTRVRCWPDPKYFDSAALPMNELSRLLRSKAVLLPGVKVTLRVEKAGERGGASTFTTQTWLYEHGLRGYLGEALGGAELVIPMFEGEQYAQKDHETFAVGEGAHWVVAWTEEGNVVRESYVNLIPTSAGGTHEAGLRDGLFGAVKGFVELHNLLPKGVKLLPEDVFARASFVLSAKVLDPQFQGQIKERLNSRDAVRLVGNFARPALELWLNSHVEYGKKLAELAIRQAQARVRATQKVEKKKSSGVAVLPGKLTDCESNDVSRTEVFLVEGDSAGGSAKMGRDKEFQAILPLRGKVLNSWEVDRDRLFANNEIHDISVAIGVDPHSMHDTPDLSNLRYGRICILSDADVDGSHIQVLLLTLFYKHFPKVIESGHLFVARPPLYRLDVPAQGKRPARKIYCLDDGELEAATDKLRKEGVRETAWSIGRFKGLGEMNPEQLWETTMNPDTRRLLPVRIGEVGGLQTTEMFDMLMGKGEASQRRAWLEEKGDLAEVDI from the coding sequence ATGGCTACGCGTTACACCGAATCGTCTATCCGGGTGCTGAAAGGGCTTGAGCCCGTCAAGCAGCGCCCGGGCATGTATACCCGCACCGAAAACCCGCTGCACATCATCCAGGAAGTCGTCGATAACGCGGCCGATGAGGCGCTGGCGGGCAACGGCAAGCACATCCAGGTCACCGTCCACGGTGACGCCAGCGTCACCGTCGAGGACGAGGGCCGGGGCATTCCCGTCGGCATGCACCCTGAAGAGGGTGCGCCGGTCGTGGAACTGGTTTTCACCCGCCTGCACGCAGGCGGCAAGTTCGACAAGGCCGACGGCGGCGCGTATGCGTTTTCCGGTGGCCTGCATGGCGTGGGCGTATCCGTCACCAACGCGCTGTCCACCCGCCTGGAAGTCACGGTCTGGCGTGATGGCGGCGCGCATCGTCTGGTGTTTGCCGATGGCGACGTGATCGAGCCGATTGCGCCGGTGTCGGAAACCCGTCGCAAATCCGGCACGCGTGTGCGCTGCTGGCCGGACCCCAAGTATTTCGACAGCGCGGCGCTGCCGATGAACGAGCTGTCACGCCTGTTGCGCAGCAAGGCGGTGCTGCTGCCCGGCGTGAAAGTCACGCTGCGCGTCGAAAAAGCTGGCGAACGCGGCGGTGCAAGCACCTTCACCACGCAAACCTGGCTCTACGAACATGGCCTGCGCGGTTACCTGGGTGAAGCCCTGGGCGGTGCCGAACTCGTCATCCCCATGTTCGAGGGCGAGCAGTACGCGCAAAAAGATCACGAGACCTTCGCAGTAGGCGAAGGCGCACATTGGGTAGTTGCCTGGACCGAAGAAGGCAACGTGGTGCGCGAGTCCTACGTGAACCTGATTCCGACATCCGCCGGCGGCACGCACGAAGCTGGTTTGCGTGACGGCTTGTTCGGTGCGGTGAAGGGCTTTGTCGAACTGCACAACCTGCTGCCCAAGGGCGTGAAGCTGTTGCCGGAAGACGTGTTCGCCCGCGCCAGCTTCGTGCTGTCGGCCAAGGTGCTGGACCCGCAATTCCAGGGGCAGATCAAGGAACGTCTGAACAGCCGCGACGCCGTGCGTCTGGTCGGCAACTTCGCCCGTCCGGCCTTGGAACTCTGGCTGAATTCCCATGTGGAATATGGCAAGAAGCTGGCTGAGCTTGCCATCCGCCAGGCGCAGGCACGGGTGCGTGCCACGCAGAAGGTGGAAAAGAAAAAGAGCTCTGGCGTGGCCGTGTTGCCGGGCAAGCTGACCGATTGCGAAAGCAATGATGTCTCACGCACCGAAGTCTTCCTGGTCGAGGGCGACTCCGCAGGTGGGTCGGCCAAGATGGGCCGCGACAAAGAATTCCAGGCCATTCTGCCCTTGCGCGGCAAGGTGCTGAATTCCTGGGAAGTGGATCGTGATCGCTTGTTTGCGAACAACGAAATCCACGATATTTCCGTGGCCATCGGTGTCGATCCGCACAGCATGCATGACACGCCGGACCTGAGCAATTTGCGCTACGGCCGCATCTGCATCCTGTCCGACGCCGACGTGGACGGTTCGCACATTCAGGTCTTGCTGCTGACCCTGTTCTACAAGCACTTCCCCAAAGTGATCGAGTCCGGTCACCTGTTCGTGGCGCGTCCGCCGCTGTACCGGTTGGACGTGCCGGCACAGGGCAAGCGCCCGGCGCGCAAGATCTATTGCCTGGACGACGGTGAACTGGAAGCCGCCACCGACAAGCTGCGCAAGGAAGGCGTGCGCGAAACCGCGTGGAGCATCGGCCGATTCAAGGGCCTGGGTGAGATGAACCCGGAACAACTGTGGGAAACCACCATGAACCCCGACACGCGACGCCTGTTGCCGGTGCGTATCGGCGAGGTCGGTGGCCTGCAGACGACCGAAATGTTCGACATGTTGATGGGCAAGGGCGAGGCGTCGCAGCGACGCGCCTGGCTGGAAGAGAAGGGCGATCTTGCCGAGGTGGATATTTAA
- a CDS encoding MFS transporter, which translates to MSGVVPPVSAPPASPPTSRTPATRMIVIGALAVLLAMGVRATFGLFMQPIGLENGWGRDVFSMAFAIQNLTWGIGAIGAGMLADRVGAGRTIAGAALLYALGLVLMRFAGSEVQLYLSAGVLVGLGQAGTTFPVILPVIARAVPLSQRSTALGIVSAGGSLGQFLIVPTGQFLIDALQWSGALFTLSMMVALVLPMATQLTGKPANEGTAGLSMWGAIRQAVRHPSYHFLFWSYAVCGFHTAFITLHLPSYVVDQGLNPSQGATALALIGLFNVFGSLWAGKMGGRYSKRLLLAGLYAMRGVAIGVLLLLPLTPMVLYGFAAVMGLVWLGTVPLTIGLVGQIYGMRYAATLSGVVFLGHQVGSFVGVWMGGKLYVATGSYTVVWLLGLGLAFAAAALCLPVRERPLAQPA; encoded by the coding sequence ATGTCTGGTGTCGTTCCCCCCGTTTCTGCCCCCCCGGCCAGTCCTCCGACCAGCCGCACGCCGGCCACCCGCATGATCGTGATCGGGGCGCTGGCCGTGCTGCTGGCCATGGGGGTGCGCGCCACCTTCGGGCTGTTCATGCAGCCCATCGGGCTGGAAAACGGCTGGGGCCGTGACGTATTTTCAATGGCCTTTGCCATTCAGAACCTGACCTGGGGCATTGGCGCGATCGGGGCTGGCATGCTGGCCGATCGCGTCGGCGCAGGGCGCACGATTGCCGGTGCAGCCTTGTTGTACGCGCTGGGCTTGGTACTGATGCGCTTTGCCGGCAGCGAAGTCCAGCTCTATCTCAGCGCAGGCGTGCTGGTCGGGCTGGGTCAGGCGGGCACCACCTTCCCGGTCATTCTGCCGGTGATTGCGCGTGCTGTTCCCCTGTCACAACGCAGTACCGCGCTGGGCATCGTCAGCGCGGGTGGCTCGCTGGGCCAGTTCCTGATCGTGCCCACCGGGCAGTTCCTGATCGACGCCTTGCAGTGGTCGGGTGCCTTGTTCACCTTGTCGATGATGGTGGCGCTGGTATTGCCGATGGCTACCCAGCTGACTGGCAAGCCTGCCAATGAAGGCACGGCTGGCCTGTCCATGTGGGGCGCGATCCGTCAGGCGGTACGTCATCCTTCGTACCATTTCCTGTTCTGGAGCTATGCAGTCTGCGGCTTCCACACGGCGTTCATTACTCTGCACCTGCCGTCCTATGTGGTCGATCAAGGCCTGAACCCCAGTCAGGGTGCCACGGCCCTGGCGCTGATCGGCCTGTTCAACGTGTTCGGCTCGCTGTGGGCGGGCAAGATGGGTGGCCGTTACAGCAAGCGCCTGCTGCTGGCTGGCTTGTACGCGATGCGGGGCGTGGCAATTGGCGTGCTGTTGCTGCTGCCACTTACCCCCATGGTGCTGTACGGGTTCGCTGCTGTCATGGGGCTGGTCTGGCTGGGTACGGTACCGCTTACCATTGGCCTGGTCGGGCAGATTTACGGCATGCGTTACGCCGCCACCTTGTCGGGCGTGGTGTTCCTGGGGCACCAGGTAGGCAGCTTCGTGGGCGTGTGGATGGGCGGCAAGCTGTACGTGGCCACCGGCAGTTACACGGTAGTGTGGCTGCTTGGCCTGGGCCTGGCTTTTGCTGCCGCTGCGCTGTGCCTGCCGGTGCGTGAGCGCCCGCTTGCGCAGCCCGCTTGA
- the yfcF gene encoding glutathione transferase, translated as MSDARLYVDSQFTSPYAMSVFVALHEAKLPFDIETVDLGAGMNHAPAYANVSLTRRVPTLIHGDFSLAESSAITEYLNELFPAARLYPQEIKARAKARQIQAWLRSDLVPIRQERSTLVVFYGQKGQPLSVDAQRAADKLFAAAEALLPDGAEYVCGEWSLADVDLAVMLNRLALHGDQVPARLAAYAAHQWQRPSVQRWVNQTRPAL; from the coding sequence ATGTCCGACGCCCGCCTTTACGTAGATTCACAGTTCACCAGCCCGTACGCCATGTCGGTTTTTGTGGCCTTGCACGAGGCCAAGTTGCCGTTCGATATCGAAACGGTGGACCTGGGTGCAGGTATGAACCACGCGCCGGCGTATGCCAACGTGTCACTGACCCGACGCGTGCCGACCTTGATTCACGGGGACTTTTCCCTGGCTGAATCCTCGGCCATCACCGAATATCTGAACGAACTGTTCCCGGCTGCTCGGCTGTATCCGCAGGAGATCAAGGCCCGCGCCAAGGCACGCCAGATCCAGGCATGGCTGCGCAGCGATCTGGTGCCGATCCGGCAAGAGCGATCCACGCTGGTCGTGTTCTACGGTCAGAAAGGACAGCCGCTGTCCGTTGACGCCCAGCGCGCCGCCGACAAGCTGTTTGCCGCCGCCGAGGCCTTGTTGCCCGACGGTGCCGAATACGTCTGCGGCGAATGGTCGCTTGCCGATGTCGACCTGGCGGTGATGCTCAACCGCCTGGCGTTGCACGGGGACCAGGTGCCGGCACGGCTTGCCGCCTACGCGGCGCACCAGTGGCAGCGCCCATCGGTGCAGCGCTGGGTAAACCAGACGCGACCGGCGCTGTAA
- the hisC gene encoding histidinol-phosphate transaminase, translating to MSTSPYWSALTASLTPYVPGEQPRIDGLVKLNTNENPFPPSPKVHEAIAAAVGGLARYPDPNSTDFCQAVADYVGLPLDHVFAGNGSDEVLAVVFQALLKHEQPTLMPDITYSFYPVYCRLFDIAYRALPLKDDFSIDLNDYLVPNGGVIFANPNAPTGCPLPLADIEAFLQKQTDSVVVVDEAYVDFGGESASSLVSRYPNLLVIQTLSKSRSLAGLRVGFALGQPPLIDALQRVKNSFNSYPVDHLAIAGATAAIHDVDYFEQTRQAIIATRTRLDDALKARGFEVLPSATNFIFARHPKHDGKALAAGLRAEKVLVRRFDAPRIDQFLRISIGSEADTDILLQALDKVMAA from the coding sequence ATGTCCACCAGCCCGTACTGGAGCGCGCTTACCGCGTCGCTCACGCCCTATGTTCCCGGAGAGCAGCCCCGCATTGACGGTTTGGTCAAGCTCAACACCAACGAAAACCCGTTCCCGCCCTCCCCCAAGGTGCATGAGGCGATCGCGGCAGCCGTTGGTGGATTGGCGCGTTACCCGGACCCCAACAGCACGGATTTCTGCCAGGCAGTGGCTGACTACGTCGGCCTGCCGCTGGATCATGTGTTTGCGGGCAATGGGTCGGACGAAGTGCTGGCGGTGGTATTCCAGGCCTTGCTCAAGCACGAGCAGCCCACGTTGATGCCGGATATCACTTACAGCTTCTACCCGGTCTACTGCCGCCTGTTCGACATCGCCTACCGGGCTTTGCCGCTCAAAGACGATTTCTCGATCGACCTGAATGACTACCTGGTGCCCAACGGCGGCGTGATCTTCGCCAACCCGAACGCACCGACTGGCTGCCCCCTGCCGCTGGCCGACATCGAGGCCTTCCTCCAGAAGCAGACCGATTCAGTCGTGGTGGTGGATGAAGCCTATGTGGACTTCGGTGGTGAGTCGGCATCCAGCCTGGTCAGCCGTTACCCGAACCTGCTGGTGATTCAGACGCTGTCGAAGTCGCGTTCGCTGGCAGGCCTGCGTGTGGGCTTCGCCTTGGGCCAACCGCCCCTGATCGATGCCTTGCAACGTGTGAAGAACAGCTTCAATTCCTACCCGGTGGATCACTTGGCGATTGCCGGGGCGACTGCAGCTATCCACGATGTGGACTATTTCGAACAGACTCGCCAAGCCATCATCGCCACGCGCACGCGGTTGGATGACGCCTTGAAAGCACGTGGTTTCGAGGTACTGCCCTCGGCCACCAACTTCATTTTCGCGCGTCACCCCAAGCACGATGGCAAGGCGCTGGCCGCCGGCCTGCGCGCGGAAAAGGTGCTGGTACGCCGCTTCGATGCACCGCGCATCGATCAGTTCCTGCGCATATCGATTGGCTCGGAAGCCGACACCGATATCTTGTTGCAGGCGCTCGACAAGGTCATGGCAGCCTGA